In Gemmobacter sp., the sequence GGTCGCCGGCGCCCGGCGCGGGCGCATCGTGGCGCGGGTGCTGATGCCGCTGGTGCTGCCCGGCGCACTGGCGGGGGCCGTGCTGGCCTTTGCCGCCGCGGTGGGGAATTTCGGCGTGCCGGCCCTGCTGGGCATTCCGGGGCGGTTTCCCATGCTGACCACGCTGATCTATCAGCGGCTGAACGGCTTTGGCCCGTCGGTTGCCGGGCAGGTGGCGGTGCTGGCGCTGATCCTGGTGCTGATGGCGGTGGCGGCGCTGGTGCTGCGCGCGGTGCTGCTGCGCTGGCTGAGCGTGCCCTTGGGCCGTGGGGCGGGGCTGGTGCCCTTTGACCTTGGCCGGGGCCGGCCGCTGATGGAAACGGCGGTCTGGCTGGTGCTGGGGATGATCGCCGTGCTGCCCATGCTGGCGCTGCTGGGCACCGCGCTGTCGCCCGCGCTTGGCGTGGCGCTGAGCGCCGAGACGGTCACCTTGCGCAACTTTGCCGATGCGCTGGCAAACCCCATGGTGCTGCGCGCCTTTGCCAATTCGCTGGCGCTGTCGGGGCTGGCGGCGGCGATCTGCGCTGCCATCGCGCTGCCCTTTGCCTTTCTGAAGGTGCAGGCGGGGCTGCCGGTGGTGCGCGTGCTGGACTGGCTGGTCGATGCGCCCTGGGTGGTGCCGGGCACGGTGGTCGCGCTGGCGATGATCCTGACCTTTCTGCACCCGCTGCCGCTGATCGGGTCGCTGTATGGCACCCTCGGGATCCTGCTGGTGGCCTATCTGGCGCGCTTCCTGCCGCTGGTGCTGCGCCCGGTGATCGCGGCGGCCGAGGCGATGGAACCCGCGCTGGACGAGGCGGCGCGCATCGCCGGCGCCGGCCCCTTGCGGCGGATCGTGCTGATCCTGGCGCCCATGGTGCTGCCCGCTGCCACGGCCGGGGCGCTGCTGCTGGTGATGACGGCGCTGAACGAACTGACCCTGTCGGCGCTGCTGTGGTCCAGCGGCACGGAGACGCTGGGCGTGGTGGTGTTTGCCCTGCAATACGAGGGGAATTCGGCCGCGGCGGCGGCAGTATCGGTGCTGTCGGTGGCGCTGGTGCTGGCCATCGCGCTGGGGCTGGACCGGCTGGCATGGCACCTGCCGGCAGGCACGTTGCCCTGGCGGGCGTGATCGCCCCTTGGCTGGCGTCGGCAGCCTCCGGCGGGGATATTTGGATCAGAGCGAATATGCGATGGTTGTGCAGGGCGCCAATGCGCCTATAGTCCGGCCAAGCGAAAGGGGGTGCCCATGAAACCCGTCGAAATCTATACGACGCCGCTGTGCGGATACTGCCATGCGGCCAAGCGCCTGCTGACGCAAAAGGGCGTGGCCTTTGCCGAGATCGACGTCAGCCGCGACCCCGA encodes:
- a CDS encoding iron ABC transporter permease — translated: MAADLTLSRDTRGGELMLAALIGVWVVAVSVWPLARLFAEALTPGKDGAPLGLMADVLSARATGRAVWNTLTVSAGSVVISAVLGMGLALGTGLFALRGRVAMTFLILTPLLIPSQTMALAWIELFGPTSPILRPLGLAPPPGTTNPIYSGWGIALLLGIEHMPLVFVATRAALVALPGDLVEAAQVAGARRGRIVARVLMPLVLPGALAGAVLAFAAAVGNFGVPALLGIPGRFPMLTTLIYQRLNGFGPSVAGQVAVLALILVLMAVAALVLRAVLLRWLSVPLGRGAGLVPFDLGRGRPLMETAVWLVLGMIAVLPMLALLGTALSPALGVALSAETVTLRNFADALANPMVLRAFANSLALSGLAAAICAAIALPFAFLKVQAGLPVVRVLDWLVDAPWVVPGTVVALAMILTFLHPLPLIGSLYGTLGILLVAYLARFLPLVLRPVIAAAEAMEPALDEAARIAGAGPLRRIVLILAPMVLPAATAGALLLVMTALNELTLSALLWSSGTETLGVVVFALQYEGNSAAAAAVSVLSVALVLAIALGLDRLAWHLPAGTLPWRA